A genome region from Triticum aestivum cultivar Chinese Spring chromosome 2B, IWGSC CS RefSeq v2.1, whole genome shotgun sequence includes the following:
- the LOC123041102 gene encoding uncharacterized protein, which yields MDSSSLHRTEPTDKPAGRTRKSLDTGSIILIVLAVLAAVGLLVLAIWCIRRRKQKPRAPAAIRRRERLPAGTAAVRIGESGAGRLPADAEAVRIGDRGAGRLSADAAVVQTGESSGAGEGAGVQATGCPMCGRPYDNEPGK from the coding sequence ATGGATTCCAGCAGCTTACATCGTACGGAACCCACCGACAAGCCAGCCGGCAGAACCCGCAAGTCGCTCGACACTGGCTCGATCATCCTCATCGTCTTGGCGGTCCTCGCCGCCGTGGGGCTGCTGGTGCTGGCTATCTGGTGCATCCGCCGGCGGAAGCAGAAGCCCAGGGCTCCAGCTGCGATCCGTCGGCGCGAGCGACTCCCGGCCGGGACGGCGGCCGTCCGCATTGGCGAAAGCGGCGCCGGGCGACTCCCGGCCGACGCAGAGGCCGTCCGCATCGGAGACCGCGGCGCCGGGCGACTCTCGGCCGACGCAGCGGTCGTCCAGACGGGCGAAAGCAGCGGCGCCGGCGAGGGAGCCGGAGTCCAAGCCACCGGCTGTCCGATGTGTGGCCGCCCGTACGACAACGAGCCGGGCAAGTGA